In Halopseudomonas xinjiangensis, a single genomic region encodes these proteins:
- a CDS encoding four-helix bundle copper-binding protein — protein sequence MNSQYQACIEACSNCAIVCQTCSTACLREDNVKMMARCIALDMDCADICAMAAAAMARNSEFAKDICKLCAKICRACAEECGKHDHDHCQECAEACRKCAEECERMAA from the coding sequence ATGAACAGCCAATACCAAGCCTGTATCGAGGCCTGCAGCAACTGTGCAATCGTCTGCCAAACCTGCTCCACGGCGTGTCTGCGCGAAGACAACGTGAAGATGATGGCGCGTTGCATTGCTCTGGATATGGACTGCGCCGACATCTGCGCGATGGCCGCCGCAGCCATGGCTCGCAACAGCGAATTTGCTAAAGATATTTGCAAGCTATGCGCAAAAATTTGCCGTGCCTGCGCCGAGGAATGTGGCAAGCACGACCATGATCATTGCCAGGAGTGCGCCGAGGCGTGCCGGAAATGCGCCGAGGAATGCGAGCGCATGGCGGCCTGA
- a CDS encoding SIR2 family NAD-dependent protein deacylase, which yields MNDRQTISAGETLPDQLHDAVGNASYVVVFTGAGVSAESGIATFRDAEKAALWSRFDPMQLATAEGFLADPAMVWGWYTARRRQVMQALPNPAHEAIASLAERVPRVEVITQNIDDLHERAGSDRVTHLHGEILKSRCFDCGAPQDLSALSQEPDEQGRLEPPRCAACGGATRPGVVWFGEMLPEEAMNHAYNAAIQCDLMISVGTSGVVYPAAELPQPAHDNGAQVIHVNPERPPLVCERDWCLLGPAGSWLPRLLV from the coding sequence ATGAACGATCGACAAACCATCAGCGCCGGCGAAACCCTTCCAGACCAGCTTCACGACGCCGTGGGCAATGCGTCCTACGTCGTGGTATTCACCGGGGCGGGCGTATCGGCCGAGAGTGGTATAGCGACCTTTCGGGATGCAGAAAAAGCGGCTCTCTGGAGTCGGTTTGATCCGATGCAGCTTGCCACGGCAGAAGGGTTCCTGGCCGACCCGGCCATGGTATGGGGCTGGTACACCGCGCGGCGGCGACAGGTGATGCAAGCTCTGCCGAACCCGGCGCATGAGGCGATTGCCAGCCTGGCCGAGCGAGTCCCACGCGTGGAAGTCATTACTCAGAACATCGACGATCTGCACGAGCGGGCCGGCAGCGATCGGGTGACGCACCTGCATGGTGAGATACTCAAATCCCGCTGCTTCGATTGCGGTGCACCCCAGGACCTGTCAGCCCTCTCGCAGGAGCCTGACGAGCAGGGTCGTCTCGAACCGCCGCGCTGCGCTGCATGTGGCGGGGCGACCCGGCCTGGCGTGGTCTGGTTCGGCGAGATGTTGCCGGAAGAAGCAATGAACCATGCTTACAACGCGGCCATTCAGTGCGATCTGATGATCTCGGTCGGCACGTCGGGCGTGGTGTATCCGGCGGCAGAGCTCCCGCAGCCGGCGCACGACAATGGCGCACAAGTCATTCACGTCAATCCCGAGCGACCGCCACTGGTATGCGAACGCGACTGGTGCTTACTGGGGCCCGCGGGCAGCTGGTTGCCGCGCTTGCTTGTCTGA